The following are encoded in a window of Corvus moneduloides isolate bCorMon1 chromosome 26, bCorMon1.pri, whole genome shotgun sequence genomic DNA:
- the KCNH6 gene encoding potassium voltage-gated channel subfamily H member 6 isoform X3 — MSPTRLAECLRACVGDATARALRPPCRTLPGRVGLGAPMVDTRTSRVSCRRGRRASCRQVLSLGADVLPEYKLQAPRIHRWTILHYSPFKAVWDWLILLLVIYTAVFTPYSAAFLLNEEQVEEKRWDCSYTCDPLNIIDLIVDIMFIVDIVINFRTTYVNINDEVVSHPGKIAIHYFKGWFLIDMVAAIPFDLLIFRSGSDETTTLIGLLKTARLLRLVRVARKLDRYSEYGAAVLFLLMCTFALIAHWLACIWYAIGNVERPYMEHKIGWLDNLGDQIGKRYNDSDLSSGPSIKDKYVTALYFTFSSLTSVGFGNVSPNTNSEKIFSICVMLIGSLMYASIFGNVSAIIQRLYSGTARYHTQMLRVKEFIRFHQIPNPLRQRLEEYFQHAWSYTNGIDMNAVLKGFPDCLQADICLHLNRTLLQNCKAFRGASKGCLRALAMKFKTTHAPPGDTLVHYGDVLTTLYFISRGSIEILREDIVVAILGKNDIFGEPISLYARPGKSNADVRALTYCDLHKIQREDLLEVLDMYPAFSDNFWSNLEITFNLRDADSVPRSPLSEEYDCTYRRTRRRKHSLCQPSKPDRDTGISDAEQYHTYSELTNPQNPLSKDQWDDMGSSTSPCSQASDDEAKTGSPVKAEPFPTPKKDDFALPSLSLITTSAGNTEIGKPAAESSQSYTATPLDIPNMFTFWEDRRPAHPAEPLQHISLVHSSQDVPLHSDYRPGQIESRLELLQAQLSRLESRMSSDINIILQLLQRQLSQVPPAYSPISPTSHSLAMYGIVPRSLEPLTPCAPLEDQEPAAQEQHPSYTEVEKFHLKSRDSLSSGMQLSESSDKTMTVYSEQEHHSPPLPSPEPPHQRAPNTHGLLRGSRFPSLPEHLEVSSEHQDIQRHLSDPMLPGS, encoded by the exons ATGTCTCCCACCCGCCTGGCTGAGTGCCTGCGTGCCTGCGTGGGCGATGCCACGGCCCGAGCGCTGCGCCCGCCGTGCCGGACGCTGCCTGGgcgtgtggggctgggggcccCCATGGTGGACACCCGGACTTCAAGGGTCAGCTGCCGCCGGGGGCGCCGGGCGAGCTGCAGGCAG gtgctgtccctgggtgcTGATGTCCTTCCCGAGTACAAGCTGCAGGCGCCACGCATCCACCGATGGACCATCCTGCACTACAGCCCCTTCAAGGCCGTGTGGGACTGGCTCATCCTCCTGCTGGTCATCTACACAGCGGTCTTCACCCCCTACTCGGCTGCCTTCCTGCTCAACGAGGAGCAGGTGGAGGAGAAGCGCTGGGACTGCAGCTACACCTGTGACCCACTCAACATCATTGACCTCATCGTGGACATCATGTTCATCGTGGACATTGTCATCAACTTCCGCACCACCTACGTCAACATCAACGATGAGGTGGTGAGCCACCCCGGCAAGATCGCCATTCATTACTTCAAGGGCTGGTTCCTCATTGACATGGTGGCTGCCATCCCCTTTGACCTGCTCATCTTCCGCTCTGGCTCTGATGAG ACCACCACCCTCATTGGCCTCCTGAAGACTGCCCGGTTGCTGCGCCTGGTGCGCGTGGCCCGTAAGCTGGACCGCTACTCGGAGTACGGGGCAGCCGTGCTCTTCCTGCTCATGTGCACGTTCGCCCTCATCGCCCACTGGCTGGCCTGCATCTGGTACGCCATCGGCAACGTGGAGCGGCCTTACATGGAGCACAAGATCGGCTGGCTGGACAACCTGGGCGACCAGATCGGCAAGCGCTACAATGACAGCGACCTCTCCTCTGGCCCGTCCATCAAGGATAAATACGTCACTGCCCTGTACTTCACCTTCAGCAGCCTCACCAGTGTGGGCTTCGGCAATGTCTCGCCCAACACCAACTCCGAGAAGATCTTCTCCATCTGTGTCATGCTCATTGGCT CTCTGATGTATGCCAGTATCTTTGGCAACGTCTCAGCCATCATCCAGCGCCTCTACTCAGGCACAGCCCGCTACCACACGCAGATGCTGCGGGTCAAGGAGTTCATCCGCTTCCACCAGATCCCCAACCCCCTGCGCCAGCGCCTGGAGGAGTATTTCCAGCACGCCTGGTCCTACACCAATGGCATCGACATGAACGCA GTGCTGAAGGGCTTCCCTGACTGCCTGCAGGCTGACATCTGCCTGCACCTGAACCGCACGctgctgcagaactgcaaaGCGTTCCGGGGAGCCAGCAAAGGCTGCCTGCGCGCCCTGGCCATGAAGTTCAAGACGACTCATGCACCGCCTGGAGACACCCTGGTGCACTATGGAGATGTCCTCACCACGCTCTACTTCATCTCCCGGGGTTCCATTGAGATCCTCCGGGAAGACATTGTGGTGGCCATCTTAG GGAAGAATGACATCTTTGGGGAGCCCATCAGCCTCTACGCCCGCCCAGGGAAGTCCAACGCTGATGTGAGGGCCCTGACCTACTGTGACTTGCACAAGATTCAGCGCGAAGACCTGCTGGAGGTCTTGGACATGTACCCAGCCTTCTCTGACAACTTCTGGAGCAACTTAGAGATCACCTTCAACCTACGAGAT GCAGACAGCGTTCCCCGCTCACCCCTCAGCGAGGAGTATGACTGCACCTACCGCCGGACTCGCCGACGCAAGCACTCCCTTTGCCAGCCCAGCAAGCCTG ACCGAGACACGGGCATCTCTGATGCAGAGCAGTATCACACCTACTCCGAGCTCACCAACCCGCAGAACCCGCTGAGTAAGGACCAGTGGGACGACatgggcagcagcacctctccctgctcccaggctaGTGATGACGAGGCCAAGACTGGCAGCCCTGTGAAAGCTGAGCCCTTTCCCACACCCAAAAAGGATGACTTTGCTCTGCCTTCGCTCAGCCTCATCACCACCAGCGCCGGCAACACGGAGATCGGCAAGCCGGCGGCAGAGAGCAGCCAGTCCTACACAG CCACTCCCCTGGATATTCCCAACATGTTCACCTTCTGGGAGGACCGGAGGCCGGCCCACCCTGCGGAGCCTTTGCAGCACATCTCGCTGGTGCACAGCTCACAGGACGTGCCCCTGCACAGTGACTACAGGCCAGGGCAGATCGAGTCCAGGCTGGAGCTCCTGCAGGCCCAGCTCAGCAG gctggagTCCAGGATGTCGTCAGATATTAATATaatcctccagctcctgcagcgcCAGCTGTCCCAAGTGCCACCCGCGTACAGCCCCATCTCACCGACCTCCCACAGCCTGGCCATGTACGGCATCGTCCCGCGGAGCCTGGAGCCGCTCACGCCCTGTGCGCCTCTGGAGGACCAGGAGCCGGCGGCCCAGGAGCAG CACCCGAGCTACACGGAGGTAGAAAAGTTCCACTTGAAATCCAGGGACTCCTTGTCAAGCGGGATGCAGCTCTCTGAGTCATCCGACAAAACCATGACAGTCTACTCTGAGCAGGAGCACCACTCCCCACCTCTCCCGAGCCCAGAGCCTCCCCACCAAAGGGCACCAAATACCCATGGACTCTTGCGGGGCTCTcgtttcccttccctccctgagCACTTGGAGGTATCTTCCGAGCACCAGGACATTCAGAGACACCTCTCCGACCCCATGCTTCCTGGAAGTTAG
- the DCAF7 gene encoding DDB1- and CUL4-associated factor 7 — MSLHGKRKEIYKYEAPWTVYAMNWSVRPDKRFRLALGSFVEEYNNKVQLVGLDEESSEFICRNTFDHPYPTTKLMWIPDTKGVYPDLLATSGDYLRVWRVGETETRLECLLNNNKNSDFCAPLTSFDWNEVDPYLLGTSSIDTTCTIWGLETGQVLGRVNLVSGHVKTQLIAHDKEVYDIAFSRAGGGRDMFASVGADGSVRMFDLRHLEHSTIIYEDPQHHPLLRLCWNKQDPNYLATMAMDGMEVVILDVRVPCTPVARLNNHRACVNGIAWAPHSSCHICTAADDHQALIWDIQQMPRAIEDPILAYTAEGEINNVQWASTQPDWIAICYNNCLEILRV; from the exons ATGTCGCTGCACGGGAAGCGGAAGGAGATCTACAAATATGAGGCGCCCTGGACCGTGTACGCCATGAACTGGAGCGTCCGGCCCGACAAGCGGTTCCGCCTGGCGTTGGGGAGCTTCGTAGAGGAGTACAACAACAAG GTGCAGCTTGTTGGTTTGGATGAAGAGAGCTCAGAATTCATTTGCAGGAACACTTTTGATCACCCCTACCCCACCACAAAGCTGATGTGGATCCCAGACACCAAGGGAGTCTACCCAGACCTGTTGGCCACCAGCGGTGACTACCTGCGAGTGTGGAGA GTGGGTGAAACTGAGACCCGTCTGGAGTGTTTGCTGAACAACAATAAGAACTCGGATTTTTGTGCTCCACTGACATCATTTGACTGGAATGAAGTGGATCCTTACTTGTTAG gTACCTCTAGTATTGACACAACCTGCACTATTTGGGGTCTGGAGACAGGACAGGTTCTGGGAAGAGTAAATTTGGTGTCTGGCCACGTGAAGACCCAGCTTATTGCACATGACAAAGAG GTTTACGACATCGCCTTCAGCCGCGCAGGCGGGGGCAGGGACATGTTCGCCTCGGTGGGGGCCGATGGCTCAGTGAGGATGTTCGACCTCCGCCACCTGGAGCACAGCACCATCATCTACGAGGACCCCCAGCACCACCCGCTGCTGCGTCTCTGCTGGAACAAACAGGATCCCAACTATCTGGCTACGATGGCCATGGATGGGATGGAG gtTGTGATTCTAGATGTTAGAGTTCCCTGCACCCCTGTTGCCAGGTTAAACAACCACAGAGCATGTGTAAATGGAATTGCCTGGGCACCTCACTCTTCTTGCCACATCTGTACAGCAG CGGATGATCACCAGGCTCTCATCTGGGACATCCAGCAAATGCCTCGTGCCATTGAGGACCCGATCCTGGCCTACACAGCTGAGGGAGAGATCAACAATGTACAGTGGGCATCCACCCAGCCAGACTGGATAGCCATCTGCTACAACAACTGCCTGGAGATCCTCAGAGTCTAA